A portion of the Candidatus Binatia bacterium genome contains these proteins:
- a CDS encoding tripartite tricarboxylate transporter substrate binding protein BugD has protein sequence MIKLIVRIAVCIITFSAAQLHAQQYPTKVITLIVPFTAGGPTDTVGRLVARAMGEALKQTIIVENVGGAGGTIAPNKVAKSPPDGYTILIHHIGMSTAPALYRKLPYNPLTDFEHIGLINDTPMTIVAKKDFPAKDLKELISYVKANKDKVTYANAGLGAASHLCGMLFMTAIQTDVTTVPYQGTAPAMNDLLGGQVDFMCDQTTNTTSQIKGGKIKVYGVTTKTRVASLPDVPTAHEAGLTNFEVVVWHGLYAPKGTPQPVVATLTKALQAAIKDPTVKQRFAELGAESVADNRATPEAHRSFLKAEIEKWGPIIKKAGVYAD, from the coding sequence ATGATTAAGCTCATTGTGCGAATCGCGGTTTGCATCATCACTTTCAGCGCGGCGCAGCTCCACGCGCAGCAGTATCCCACCAAAGTGATCACTTTGATCGTGCCTTTCACCGCCGGCGGACCCACGGACACGGTCGGCCGCCTAGTCGCCCGGGCGATGGGCGAAGCGCTCAAGCAGACGATCATCGTGGAGAACGTGGGCGGCGCCGGCGGCACGATCGCGCCCAACAAGGTCGCTAAGTCGCCGCCCGACGGTTACACGATTCTTATACACCATATCGGCATGTCCACCGCCCCGGCCCTTTATCGTAAGTTGCCCTACAATCCGCTCACCGATTTCGAGCATATCGGCCTGATCAACGACACGCCGATGACTATCGTGGCAAAGAAGGACTTTCCAGCGAAGGATCTCAAGGAGCTGATCTCGTACGTCAAGGCCAACAAGGATAAGGTTACTTACGCCAACGCCGGCCTCGGCGCCGCCTCGCACCTGTGCGGTATGCTCTTCATGACTGCGATCCAGACCGACGTCACCACCGTCCCTTATCAAGGGACAGCTCCGGCCATGAACGACCTACTGGGCGGGCAGGTGGACTTCATGTGCGATCAGACGACCAATACGACGAGCCAGATCAAAGGCGGCAAAATCAAGGTCTATGGCGTCACGACGAAGACGCGCGTAGCGTCGCTGCCGGATGTGCCGACGGCGCACGAAGCCGGCCTGACCAACTTCGAGGTTGTGGTCTGGCACGGCCTCTACGCGCCGAAGGGCACGCCGCAGCCGGTCGTCGCTACTCTCACCAAGGCGCTGCAAGCCGCGATAAAGGATCCGACGGTGAAGCAGCGCTTTGCCGAACTGGGCGCCGAGTCGGTGGCTGATAATCGCGCCACGCCGGAGGCGCACAGGTCCTTTCTCAAGGCTGAGATCGAAAAGTGGGGGCCGATCATCAAGAAGGCGGGAGTCTACGCCGACTAA
- a CDS encoding tripartite tricarboxylate transporter permease — translation MELLSHLWLGLQTAATLANLFYCFVGVFLGTAIGVLPGLGPTATIAMLLPVTFVLPPVTALIMLAGIYYGSQYGGSTTSILINVPGEAASVVTTLDGYQMTKQGRAGAALATSAIGSFFAGTVATFLIAGFGPPLAAAALKFGPAEFFSLMVLGLVASVVLAQGSLLHAIGMVVLGLLLGLIGTDVNSGMQRFTFGIYQLADGIGFVTVAMGMFGLGEIIRNLENEEERSVMIPKITGLWPTKEDFKRMIAPILRGTAIGSALGVLPGSGSILGSFAAYSIEKKVSKNRAEFGKGAIEGVAAPEAANNAGAQTSFIPLLTLGIPSNPVSALMVGAMIIHGIQPGPSVINEQPALFWGMIVSMWIGNLMLVILNYPLIGMWVRMIMIPYQLLYPGILVFCAIGVFSLKNTEFDIYLMALFGALGYLFSKLGCEPAPMLLAFILGPLMEEYLRRAMLLSRGNPWVFVQRPISVTLLVLAVLAMCTVLIPAFSKTREEAFRE, via the coding sequence ATGGAACTGCTTAGTCATCTTTGGTTAGGGCTACAAACGGCCGCTACTCTCGCCAACTTGTTCTACTGTTTCGTCGGCGTTTTCCTCGGCACCGCAATCGGCGTCTTGCCCGGCCTTGGGCCCACCGCCACGATCGCCATGCTGCTGCCTGTCACGTTCGTGTTGCCACCGGTCACCGCTCTCATCATGCTTGCTGGAATCTATTACGGCTCCCAGTATGGGGGTTCTACTACATCCATTCTGATCAATGTCCCAGGGGAAGCGGCGTCCGTCGTTACGACGCTCGACGGCTATCAGATGACCAAGCAGGGAAGGGCGGGAGCGGCCCTGGCCACCTCGGCCATCGGCTCCTTTTTTGCCGGTACCGTCGCGACGTTCCTGATCGCCGGCTTCGGCCCCCCGCTTGCCGCCGCGGCGCTCAAGTTCGGACCGGCAGAGTTTTTCTCCTTGATGGTCCTTGGCCTGGTGGCCTCCGTGGTGCTCGCTCAAGGTTCGCTGCTCCATGCCATCGGCATGGTCGTGCTCGGACTGCTCCTGGGACTGATCGGCACGGATGTTAATTCCGGGATGCAACGCTTTACTTTTGGAATCTATCAACTCGCCGACGGCATCGGGTTCGTGACGGTCGCGATGGGTATGTTCGGCTTGGGCGAGATCATACGCAACTTGGAAAACGAAGAAGAGCGATCGGTGATGATCCCGAAGATCACCGGACTTTGGCCGACCAAGGAAGACTTCAAGCGCATGATCGCGCCGATTCTTCGCGGCACCGCCATCGGCTCGGCATTGGGCGTTCTTCCCGGCAGTGGGTCGATCCTGGGCTCCTTCGCCGCCTATTCCATCGAAAAGAAGGTCTCGAAAAACCGCGCGGAGTTCGGCAAGGGGGCCATCGAGGGCGTTGCCGCACCGGAGGCAGCTAACAACGCCGGCGCGCAAACATCCTTTATTCCGTTGCTCACCTTGGGGATTCCATCGAATCCGGTCAGCGCGCTGATGGTTGGCGCGATGATCATCCATGGGATTCAGCCCGGGCCGTCGGTCATCAACGAACAGCCGGCCCTTTTTTGGGGCATGATCGTGTCGATGTGGATCGGAAATCTGATGCTGGTAATTCTCAATTACCCGCTGATCGGGATGTGGGTACGGATGATCATGATACCCTACCAATTGTTGTATCCGGGGATTCTCGTTTTCTGCGCTATCGGCGTCTTCAGCCTCAAAAATACGGAATTCGACATTTACCTCATGGCCCTGTTCGGAGCTCTCGGCTACCTCTTTTCCAAGCTCGGTTGCGAGCCGGCGCCGATGCTGCTCGCCTTTATTCTCGGCCCGTTGATGGAAGAGTATCTGCGCCGTGCGATGTTACTCTCGCGCGGCAACCCGTGGGTCTTCGTGCAGCGTCCCATCAGCGTGACATTACTAGTCTTGGCCGTTTTAGCGATGTGTACCGTGCTTATTCCCGCGTTTTCCAAGACGCGCGAGGAAGCATTTCGCGAAGA
- a CDS encoding tripartite tricarboxylate transporter TctB family protein, whose translation MISPSRNPRDFWTGIIYVAFGLTAVIIARDYRMGTALKMGPAYFPSVLGSLLILIGIISLARSFIKPGTPIGGLAVNGLLLVVASTLVFGLIVRGAGLAVALPLLVIISAYASTRFRWRPTLIMAAGLTIFCVLVFLKGLGIPLPVIGPWFGG comes from the coding sequence GTGATTTCTCCTTCACGCAACCCCAGGGACTTCTGGACCGGGATCATCTACGTCGCGTTCGGATTGACCGCCGTTATAATCGCCCGGGACTACCGCATGGGCACGGCCCTCAAGATGGGGCCGGCCTACTTCCCCTCCGTTCTCGGTTCCCTTTTGATACTGATCGGGATTATCTCTCTCGCCCGCTCGTTCATCAAACCGGGCACTCCTATCGGCGGCCTTGCGGTCAACGGACTCTTGCTCGTCGTCGCTTCGACGCTCGTCTTCGGTCTCATCGTTCGAGGCGCGGGATTGGCGGTCGCTTTACCGTTGCTGGTCATCATCAGCGCCTACGCGAGCACGCGATTTCGTTGGCGCCCGACACTCATCATGGCGGCGGGCCTTACAATCTTTTGCGTTCTGGTGTTTCTCAAAGGCTTGGGCATTCCGCTGCCGGTTATCGGTCCATGGTTCGGCGGTTGA